A window of the Bacillus sp. E(2018) genome harbors these coding sequences:
- a CDS encoding glycosyl hydrolase family 18 protein encodes MKKIVALLAAFTIVLSGCGNSNNMKESEAAPKNMSNETRNSPRLEQINSPQKKQVDISKAETNHGKTRIETLGFLEPIEAKQSIKDVQESVNDLTYVAFFSYQVNKDGSLKPIKDYAALQEVKKSKAMPMMVLTNFIDGNFSPEIAHNIFTDKTASKTLIGSVISTMKQKGYKALNIDFEHIKEKDRDLYNGFLETIIPQVQKEGFKVSTALAPKTSDEQKGPWHGAHDYKRHGELADFVVLMTYEWGWSGGPPMAVAPVPQVEKVVKYATSVIPPEKIVMGAPLYGYDWTLPYKKGNKFAKRVAPAEAHDLALKEDATVKYDNESQAPFFNYKDDNGKEHVVWFENEQSAEAKNQLVKKYKLRGLAYWVLGEPFPENWTLLRDQFKIVHK; translated from the coding sequence ATGAAAAAGATAGTCGCGCTTTTAGCGGCGTTTACGATTGTACTGAGCGGATGCGGCAACTCTAATAACATGAAGGAAAGCGAAGCTGCGCCAAAGAACATGAGTAACGAAACGCGAAATAGCCCAAGGTTAGAACAGATTAATTCACCACAGAAAAAACAGGTGGACATCTCAAAAGCTGAGACGAATCATGGCAAAACAAGGATTGAAACGCTAGGATTCTTAGAGCCCATCGAGGCAAAACAATCGATAAAAGATGTACAAGAGTCGGTAAACGATTTAACATACGTAGCGTTTTTTAGTTATCAAGTGAATAAAGATGGATCGCTTAAGCCGATCAAAGATTATGCGGCGCTTCAGGAAGTAAAGAAATCTAAAGCGATGCCGATGATGGTTTTAACAAACTTTATTGATGGAAACTTCTCACCAGAGATCGCACATAACATCTTCACAGATAAAACAGCTTCAAAAACACTGATCGGCAGCGTTATTAGTACGATGAAGCAAAAAGGATATAAAGCACTGAATATTGATTTCGAACATATTAAAGAAAAAGATCGGGATCTTTACAACGGCTTTTTAGAAACGATCATCCCACAAGTTCAAAAAGAAGGATTTAAGGTTTCTACTGCATTGGCACCAAAAACGAGTGATGAACAAAAAGGACCATGGCATGGAGCTCATGACTATAAACGTCATGGAGAGCTAGCTGACTTTGTTGTTCTTATGACCTATGAGTGGGGTTGGTCTGGTGGACCTCCAATGGCTGTTGCACCAGTACCTCAAGTTGAGAAAGTAGTGAAGTATGCAACATCTGTCATTCCTCCAGAAAAAATCGTGATGGGTGCTCCGTTATACGGATACGATTGGACACTTCCTTATAAAAAAGGAAATAAATTTGCAAAACGTGTAGCTCCAGCAGAAGCACATGATCTGGCATTAAAAGAAGATGCGACTGTAAAATACGATAATGAGTCTCAAGCACCGTTTTTTAATTACAAAGATGATAACGGAAAAGAGCATGTTGTCTGGTTCGAGAACGAACAAAGTGCAGAAGCAAAAAATCAACTCGTGAAGAAATACAAATTAAGAGGTCTTGCTTATTGGGTACTTGGAGAACCGTTCCCAGAGAACTGGACACTGCTTAGAGACCAATTTAAGATTGTTCATAAATAA